TCTATTTTTATACACTTTATATTGTGAATATACACTTGGTACAACTGGCCCATATAACCATGCTTGCATTTCACCTTGTTCAAATAAATTTTTAGCAATATCTCTATTATCTTCTATCATAAATCCTAAAGTAAAATACATAATTTTTTGAATCTGTAAGTTCGTGACCGGACTTCCAATTTCATTTGCTCTGTATAAAATATGTTCTGCTAGTATTTTCAAAGTGCTCCCTCCTTAGTCCAATATTAGTCATCCCAAGTCTTTATTTCCCTTCTCTCAGTCAATATATTATCTATCTTTTCAATCCATATTGTCAATTTTTTTATTACTACTTACGAAGGTTTATAGACACCTTTTTAGAGTTCAAACACACCTGAAACAACCTTTAAAGGAATAACTCTTTATACATGAAATTCAATTCGCATTTATTATGTAAGATTAATCAACTACAAATTCAAAATTTATATTGCACTAATATCATACCTATATCAGCACGTATACACTAAATAGACCCCATTTCTTATGACACTTCCATTATATTGTATATTATTATTTCGTTTATGAAGTTAAATATTGCAATTGTGTTTTAGTGTGTTTCAAACTGAGAGATGTGGTAAAGTTGAAGTAAGTGATTTGAACTTGAGAGGTGAAAAAAATGGTAAAATCAGAAGCTATGAAAATTGCAGTGACTGATGGGACGGTGATTGAAGCGAGAGTGGATCGGGCTGATT
Above is a genomic segment from Staphylococcus delphini containing:
- a CDS encoding Panacea domain-containing protein: MKILAEHILYRANEIGSPVTNLQIQKIMYFTLGFMIEDNRDIAKNLFEQGEMQAWLYGPVVPSVYSQYKVYKNRPIEDEGKLAKELNNQKVNHIIDVLIEVDPFKLVEISHKHEFWKKHEHEIRNCNMRPTYRFSDIEEAFNGA